One Rudaeicoccus suwonensis genomic window carries:
- the mce gene encoding methylmalonyl-CoA epimerase, with translation MTHLPTHLFEAIDHVGIAVPDYDEAIAFYREVFGMQVTHEETNDDQGVREAMLAPGSAGGAALQILAPLSPESTIATFLDRSGPGLQQLAYRVRSIEEVSEVLRAKGVRLLYDAPRRGTAGSRINFVHPKDAGGVLVELVEPADAH, from the coding sequence ATGACGCACCTTCCGACGCACCTGTTCGAAGCCATCGACCACGTCGGCATCGCGGTCCCTGACTACGACGAGGCCATCGCGTTCTACCGCGAGGTCTTCGGCATGCAGGTCACCCACGAGGAGACCAACGACGATCAGGGCGTTCGCGAAGCCATGCTGGCGCCCGGCTCAGCAGGCGGGGCCGCCCTGCAGATCCTGGCTCCGTTGTCGCCGGAGTCCACGATCGCCACGTTCCTCGACCGGTCCGGGCCCGGCCTGCAGCAGCTCGCCTACCGGGTGCGGTCGATCGAGGAGGTGTCAGAGGTGTTGCGTGCCAAGGGAGTTCGCCTGCTGTATGACGCTCCCCGCCGCGGCACCGCCGGCAGCCGCATCAACTTCGTGCACCCCAAGGATGCCGGTGGCGTCCTGGTCGAACTGGTCGAACCTGCCGACGCGCACTGA
- a CDS encoding acetyl-CoA C-acetyltransferase gives MTQSDPARTPVLVSGARTPMGKLMGSLSGFSGADLGGFAIKGALERAGISGDQVDYVIMGQVLTAGAGQMPARQAAAKAGIPMDVPSLTINKVCLSGVDAIALAAQLIRAGEFDVVVAGGQESMSQAPHLLPGSRSGFKYGDVTMQDHMALDGLWDAFTDQAMGALTESANCGASEVSRQEQDAFGARSHQLAARAWKDGLFDDEVVTVQIPQRKGDPIEFRSDEGIRPETTAESLAGLRPAFSKDGSITAGSSSPISDGACATVVMSQAKAQELGLSWLAEIGAHGVVAGPDSSLQSQPANAIRKACEKEGIAPTDLDLVEINEAFAAVGIVSTRELGLDEDIVNVNGGAIAMGHPIGMSGARITLHLALELARRGGGVGAAALCGGGGQGDALIIRVPQRVELSSDHALSDAR, from the coding sequence ATGACACAGTCCGACCCAGCACGCACCCCTGTCCTCGTCTCCGGCGCCCGCACCCCGATGGGCAAGCTGATGGGTTCCCTCTCCGGATTCTCCGGGGCCGATCTGGGGGGATTCGCCATCAAGGGCGCACTCGAGCGGGCCGGCATCAGCGGCGACCAGGTCGACTACGTGATCATGGGCCAGGTGCTGACCGCAGGTGCCGGGCAGATGCCCGCGCGTCAGGCCGCGGCCAAGGCAGGCATTCCGATGGACGTGCCGTCGCTGACGATCAACAAGGTCTGCTTGTCCGGTGTCGACGCAATTGCGTTGGCAGCACAGCTGATTCGCGCCGGTGAGTTCGATGTGGTCGTCGCCGGCGGCCAGGAATCGATGAGTCAGGCGCCGCACCTGCTGCCGGGCAGCCGTTCCGGTTTCAAGTACGGCGACGTCACGATGCAGGACCACATGGCCCTCGACGGTCTGTGGGATGCCTTCACCGACCAGGCGATGGGTGCACTGACCGAGTCCGCCAACTGCGGTGCCTCCGAGGTCAGCCGCCAGGAGCAGGACGCCTTCGGTGCGCGCAGCCACCAGTTGGCCGCCCGCGCCTGGAAGGACGGGCTCTTCGACGACGAGGTCGTCACCGTGCAGATCCCGCAGCGCAAGGGCGACCCGATCGAGTTCCGGTCCGACGAGGGCATCCGTCCTGAGACCACTGCCGAGTCGCTCGCGGGACTGCGTCCGGCGTTCAGCAAGGACGGCAGCATCACCGCCGGGTCGTCGTCGCCGATCTCCGACGGCGCCTGCGCGACCGTCGTGATGAGTCAGGCGAAGGCGCAGGAGCTCGGACTGAGCTGGTTGGCCGAGATCGGCGCGCACGGCGTGGTTGCCGGGCCCGACTCCAGCCTGCAGAGCCAGCCGGCCAACGCGATCCGCAAGGCCTGCGAGAAGGAGGGCATCGCGCCGACCGACCTTGATCTGGTCGAGATCAACGAGGCCTTCGCCGCGGTCGGCATCGTGTCGACCCGCGAGCTAGGCCTGGACGAGGACATCGTCAACGTCAACGGCGGCGCGATCGCCATGGGTCACCCGATCGGTATGTCGGGCGCGCGCATCACCTTGCACCTCGCGCTCGAGCTGGCCCGTCGTGGTGGCGGCGTCGGCGCGGCCGCTCTGTGCGGTGGCGGTGGTCAGGGCGATGCCCTCATCATCAGGGTGCCGCAGCGGGTCGAGCTCAGCAGCGACCACGCGCTGTCCGACGCGCGCTGA